The sequence AATATCCTTGCAGTCCCCATTCAGGTTGACCAAAGACAGCAATACTTGGAGATGAGAAAGTTCAGAATAAGCCTCTTGAGACAGCGGCAGATGGAAATGTTCTGAGATCTCGGGAAGCTCCATAAATTCTCTGACTGAGACTGTGTCATCAATGACAAAAGAATGAAGCCTAGGAAACTTCTCACTCAAAAGAACCACATTATTACCCAACTGCCATCGATCAAGCCAAAAAACCACCGTGTTGCCATTGTGCACTTGTGGAACAGCTAACTTGCAGAAGTTGGCGTATAAGCTCATgacatctctccaccaaaaagagccacagcTCTGCGTGACCTGAGGTGGCGAAGCAGCATAGTATGTGTCCCAAATTAATGTGACCCAAGGCACATCCATTCTGTTAAAAAACTTGAAAATATGCTTCATTAACAATGCTTCATTTTGGAGTCCCATATTCAGCACACCCAAACCCCCACATTTCTTTGGTCGGCAGACCCGATCCCATGCAGCTAGTGATTGACGAGGATTGTCCGTGTTGCCTCTCCACAGGCATTGACGCATGATTCTCTCTATCTGCTGTATAATGCCCTTGGGGAGAGATAGAGTGCATAGGAAATAAATTGGCATTGAGCAAAGCACCGACTGGAGAAGTTGCAATCTACTTCCTTGATTTAGAAGACACGATGAGGCGGATAACCGGCGCTCAATACGGTCAACAAGAGGCAAAAGATCATAAATTATGGGTCTGGAGGTACCCATTGGAAGCCCTAGATATGTGAAAGGCATAAATCCCACATCACAACCTAGAAGGTTGGCAACCCTAGCTCCCTCTTCATCGCTCATATTGATTGGAATCAAAGATGACTTACTGAAGTTGACACGTAAACCAGTGGATGCTGCAAAGGTGGTAAGCATTTTTTTGAAGGCAATCAGTTGATCATCAACCGCAGGCAAAACAATTagcgtgtcatccgcatattgcacGATAGGATAGTCATTGGAATTTGTTGGAATTGGCAAAGTGAGGATGTTTCTTGAGCACATCTCATTGACTACCGACTGAAGCAAATCAACCGCAATGACAAATAATAAAGGAGAGAGAGGGCCCCCTTGCCGTACGCAAAATGATTACCTGGGACACCATTtaaaagaacagaagaggaacccGTGGACAAAATGCTATTAATCCAGCCTGTCCAACGATCATCAAAATCCTTGCACTGAAGGATTCTGAGGATGGCTTCATGCTCAATTGTATCGAATGCCTTTGTGAAATCAAGCTTTAGGAGGATGATGGGCCGTTTTGAAGCTTTGCATTGATGAATATATTCGAAACACCAGGCAAGACAATCCTGGATAGAGCGGCAACGCAGGAACCCATACTGATTGCGATGAATGCATCTTAAGATCACTCTTTGAAGCCGATTGGCAAGCAGCTTAGTCAAAAACTTCAAACACGTGTTTGTTAGAGATATGAGCCTGAAATCACCAACCACCTCAGGGCTTAGCTTCTTGGGGACAAGTGTGATTAAGGAAGTATTAAGACATTCCGAATTACACCTCCCCTCATAGAAATCATTGACAATTACAACCAGCCTcacaaaaaatagaaaagaaaggaaaatacaAAGGTCTCACCACAGTGATCGGCTTCTCTCAGCAGCCGCACACAAATCACCACCAAATACAACACCCCAAAAATATAAAAGGTCTACAAAAGTAACGCTTCCAAGAAGGAAACAGTGCACAAGCACTATCGTTGCCCGATTTAAAATCTTAGGTTTTCACCTTGCATGCAGATGTCTGAGCTCTCAAAATAATTCCTTCAGCAAGGCAATTTCCAGGCACGATCAATGAAGGTCAGGCCTTAGTTTTTCACCCTGAAAGTCATGGCTCGGCACCCGAGGAGCACCACCAAAAATGAATTCCTGACACTGCTTATTCTGAGAGTTACCAAATACCTAGCTAACTCCATCGCCTACAAGGCTTCGTCTGTCTAACTGATCCTCCGATCTCAGCCACCATGACCTTCTCCACAGCTGTTTACACCATACAAATCGAGAAGCCGACATGTCCCATGGTGACAACAAACGACAGAGCTTCGCGCCACGCCATCATGGAACCTCATAGGCTGATATCTCCGGCAACAGTTGTGGAACACGTCGACGACCAAATCGAGGAGGACCGATCATGTATGACGTTGCTATGATGCGAAAAGAGCACGAGGATAGCCACCACTATTTTCACGACAACAGGCCCCCACGCCACCCCGATCCAGCCTGCTGCCGCGTGCCTGCCAACATCTGTTGCCTAAGCCTGCCGACCAGAGCCCCAGGCCGCATCAGCCACAACCGACGAGGCACACGGCCAACCGCCGAGCTCCACCAACCCACCCAGATCAGATTGGAAGGATCGGTAGCCTAAGCCATCGCTGCAAGCCGGGGCACACCACTGGACAAGGCACCCCACCACACCCATCACGAGCAGCGTCGCCGCCGGCAGGTCGGAGCCTCGCCGCCACAAGATCGGAGCCATCATGGTCTCTAAGTACCATACCCACTCCTGCATTATCACCAAGGACCCAACACAGATCTCCAACGTGTTGTATACGTATCAGTGCAAGTACCATTTCTTAAGTATCGATGCCACATATAGCGTCCTTTTGCCTCGAATGTATTGTATATATGTGTACAAATCAAAACAGTACAGCTGTAAATTGAATCGTTAGGAACCACACCCCACGTCACACGATCGAGCTGTAGTATACGTCGAGAAGGAAAAAGAATACTGAGTAGAATAGAGGTTTTGTCTTGGGCCCGGTTTGGGCCATAGCTAGACGGAAGGTGGTGCAGGGCCGATCAGACGGGCCGGATGCCGTGCTTGAGCGCCGCCTCCCAGACAACGTCGATGCGGTCGACGTCGATGGCGCCCACCTCGTGGTGCGTGTACCCTTCGAGGAAGTGCACGACCCCGCCGGCGTGGCACGCGTGCACCACCCCGCGCTCCAGCGAGAACTCGCAGGAGCCAAGGCCCCGGGCGTCCTTGGGGAGGCGCATGGCGGCGAGCTTGCCGTAGGTGCAGTCCCGGCGGAAGCCGAGGATGGGGGGCACCACGAACTGGTGGAAGTGCGTGCCCGGCGACGCCCACCGCTGCTCCCGCGGCGACAGCCACTTGCCCACGATCCACGTTTTGCACTGCTCCGCCGACTGGAACTTGGTGACCTGCACCAGGTACTGCtggtcctcctccgccgcctccttcTGGATCTTCTGGAACCTCTCCGTCGACAGCGTCATCATCTGCAGTTCAAGACAAGATCGCCCCAGCGGTGCGTGCGCCGTTAATTAGTCACGGCTCGCTTATACACTAATCAATCCACTTCTGCGGTGTGTGTTTACCATGACGCGGATCTTCTTCCTGCATAGGTAGAGCGCGATGGCCCTGCCGAGCTTGGAGGTGGCGCCGGTCATGAAGACCTCGGTGGTGCCCTTGGGGATCTCGTTGAGGATGACCGCGGCCGTGAGGGTGTTGCCGTGGACGACGCGCACGCGGAGGTTCGGGTGCTTGTTCACGAACAGCGTGCCGCCGCCGTTGAGCGCCTCGTTCTGCATCATTTATTCAATTATATTATTAGGCCAGACCGTACATGCACATTTTACATGTAGCAGCAGCTAGGTGCACGCCATCAGAATGAAGGGAAAGCAGACCTTGTTGAGAGCTGCGAGGCTAACGACTTTGACGCCCATTCTTTCAGCCCTGAGAATGGCCAGCTCGATCTGATCGTTGATGCCGTCCTTGGCGAAAGGCAGGAAGTACTGCGTCGTGCAAACAATGAAAAAGACAAGAGGTGGATGAGCAAAAACATTCAGAACCTAGCCAGTGGCAGTGAGAGGCGCAGCGTGAAGTCCGTACGTGGAAGCCGTATCTGGGGACGGCCCAGATCTGGTGGAGCTTGCCGCGGAGGTGGTAGTAGGAGATGATGAAGGTCTTGGACCAGGCCCAGACCATGAACATGAAGAGGAGCGCGATGGGCCAGAGCGGCACTAGGAAGGCCCGCACAGCGAAGGGCGTGGAGGCGAAGGTCCGCATCACGAACGGCACGTGCATCGACTGCATCACGTCCACCACGTGCGCCAGGAACACGAAGTCCGGCGCCTCGTCCATCCCTGCACCACGCGTTCGTCCATGGTTCGTGTCACCCACCCAGGTACAATAACAAATTCAGAGCGGATACATGCTGTTAACAGTACAGTAGATTTCCTGGAGACTTAAGTGGGGTCACTAAAACAACAGTTGGTTGGCAGTGGCTGACTCTCCTGTAGTATAGTCCCCAGCTGCTCGATTGCTTTCCTAATTAACCTAGAGTACGACGATTGCTGTGCTGAGTCCTGACTACACAGGCGGCGTGCACGTCATCCCTAATGGCGCGCTTCAATGCCAGTATTAGGATTACCGATGGCATATCCCGTTCGGCGTCGCTGCAGAGATGATGCGCGACAAGGACTCTGGTCCTAACCTGCAGTTAAGCACGAACCTTTCCGTCCGCCTCTGCAATAAACACGCTAGCTGTTGCAACTACACAGACGGATCAAACTACGTACTGGTAAGTGTAGTACGATCCAGAAGCTTCGGCGTGTGGAGCACCAAAATTGCCAGCAGGTGCGTGTCCCGTTCGAGTTTAACACTGCACTTGCGACGAAACGCATGACGCATGGATGGAACCAGCCGAGCCGGACAAGCAGGGCAGACGCAACCTGCCTACTAGAAACCGTGGTGCTACTCAAGTTGAAGAGATTTTACCTGCTCTGTTCTTCCTCTGCAGCTCCCAGGAGCTGGCGTCGAGCGTGCCGCCCAGCCGGTCGAACAGCGGCATGAAGAGGCAGAAGTTGGCCTTCTTCCCGGTGTGGTGGATCGTGTGGTACCTGCAGCAAAAAGACCAAGCGTCAGCTAGCTAGCCTGTACTGTACGGGAGCACACGGGGCATACCATACGTGCCCGATCGACATAAACACGTGAACAGGGGAGCGGTTGGCGGGCCGCCGGCAGTGTTGCAAAGCAGAGCTCGATCGGCAACCTACTGTTCCCAGCGCGTCGGGGTGGGGTGGGTTCGGGCTGTAGCTGTACTATCTGGTGTGCTGTGCCAAAGTACACGCACCATATCTGGTCAGATTCGCCGGCCCGGCCGTACACAAGGGTTATGATTGCCGATAAGTACTGTACTAGCTAGTGAATTACCCTCGTGAATGAAATCTGGTACTGACACACTAGTATTTCTTGGATAGGTTTTCAAACTGTGCTCGGTTAAGTTGTGACCGAACGAAAGGGAAATACTACAAGCGACTATGCCTATGTGTGTTTA comes from Triticum aestivum cultivar Chinese Spring chromosome 5B, IWGSC CS RefSeq v2.1, whole genome shotgun sequence and encodes:
- the LOC123112057 gene encoding very-long-chain aldehyde decarbonylase GL1-1; this encodes MGAAFLSSWPWDNLGIFKYVLYGPLVGKALAGRAWEPASPDHWLCLLLALFALRALIYQLWSSYSNMLFLTRRRRIVRDGVDFEQIDKEWDWDNFLILHIMMAATALYAFPSLRHLPGWNTGGLAVAAVLHVAATEPLFYVAHRAFHGAHLFARYHALHHSNKVPTPFTAGFATPLEHLVLGLLMALPLAGACAAGLGSVGLAFAYVLSFDFLRAMGHCNVELFPGGLFRSLPFLRYLIYTPTYHTIHHTGKKANFCLFMPLFDRLGGTLDASSWELQRKNRAGMDEAPDFVFLAHVVDVMQSMHVPFVMRTFASTPFAVRAFLVPLWPIALLFMFMVWAWSKTFIISYYHLRGKLHQIWAVPRYGFHYFLPFAKDGINDQIELAILRAERMGVKVVSLAALNKNEALNGGGTLFVNKHPNLRVRVVHGNTLTAAVILNEIPKGTTEVFMTGATSKLGRAIALYLCRKKIRVMMMTLSTERFQKIQKEAAEEDQQYLVQVTKFQSAEQCKTWIVGKWLSPREQRWASPGTHFHQFVVPPILGFRRDCTYGKLAAMRLPKDARGLGSCEFSLERGVVHACHAGGVVHFLEGYTHHEVGAIDVDRIDVVWEAALKHGIRPV